One Anguilla rostrata isolate EN2019 chromosome 15, ASM1855537v3, whole genome shotgun sequence genomic window carries:
- the nabp1a gene encoding SOSS complex subunit B2: MSNIPNEAVFLIKDVKPGLKNLNIIFIVLEIGRVTKTKDGHEVRSCKVADKSGSITISVWDELGSLIQPGDIIRLTRGYASIWKGCLTLYTGRGGDLQKIGEFCMVYSEVPNFSEPNPELLAQANLQNKTAKAEQSGNFPANQNSGTSAQTGNGSLQTYSTNSSSPAPRDPSFGALGRVNGRIPGNGTSAGPAGGPAATPKPSVTISNGRDPRRAKR; this comes from the exons ATGTCGAACATACCAAACGAAGCCGTGTTCTTGATAAAAGATGTAAAGCCTGGattgaaaaatttaaatatcatCTTTATTGTTTTGGAAATAG GCCGAGTAACCAAGACAAAGGATGGCCACGAGGTGAGGTCCTGTAAGGTTGCGGACAAGAGTGGCAGCATCACCATCTCTGTGTGGGACGAGCTCGGCAGCCTCATCCAGCCCGGCGACATCATTCGTCTGACCAGAGG gtACGCGTCCATCTGGAAGGGATGTCTGACCCTCTACACAGGACGAGGTGGAGACCTTCAAAAGATCGGAGA GTTTTGTATGGTCTACTCCGAAGTGCCCAATTTCAGTGAGCCAAACCCAGAGCTGCTGGCCCAGGCCAACCTGCAGAACAAAACG GCCAAAGCTGAACAGTCTGGAAActtcccagccaatcagaattcagGTACTTCTGCACAGACTG GAAACGGTTCCCTACAGACTTACTCCACAAACAGTTCCTCCCCTGCACCCCGGGACCCAAGCTTTGGGGCTCTGGGGCGGGTCAATGGGCGTATCCCAGGAAACGGCACCTCCGCAGGCCCGGCAGGAGGCCCAGCAGCCACGCCAAAACCGTCTGTCACCATCAGCAATGGCCGGGACCCAAGACGCGCAAAGAGATGA